From a single Lolium rigidum isolate FL_2022 chromosome 7, APGP_CSIRO_Lrig_0.1, whole genome shotgun sequence genomic region:
- the LOC124674322 gene encoding calmodulin-like, translated as MAIRGIQSARGMSVEEFKEWLKQFDVDGDGRISRGELREAIRRRGGWFTTLKAGRAVRHADRDNSGYVDDAEIENLVAFAQKDLGMKISAW; from the coding sequence ATGGCGATCAGGGGAATCCAATCGGCGCGCGGGATGTCTGTGGAGGAGTTCAAGGAGTGGCTGAAGCAGTTCGACgtcgacggcgatggccggatCAGCAGGGGCGAGCTCCGGGAGGCCATCCGGCGCCGCGGCGGGTGGTTCACCACCCTCAAGGCAGGCCGCGCCGTCCGCCACGCCGACAGGGACAACAGCGGATACGTCGATGACGCAGAGATCGAGAACCTCGTTGCCTTCGCGCAGAAAGACCTTGGGATGAAGATCTCCGCCTGGTAG